A stretch of DNA from Cannabis sativa cultivar Pink pepper isolate KNU-18-1 chromosome X, ASM2916894v1, whole genome shotgun sequence:
AACGCCAATGGAATTTTATGAAGCCAAGGACTAAGCGTCATGACGACTAGTGTCAATGTCGTGTCACGATGTAGAGCAAAAAATATAAGCGGGAAACTTGCTTTCTTTGCTAATTTTTCTTGCAAGTTTTGATGTAGGCTATAGAGGACTAATGGGAGGCCAAATTCAAGTCTTTCGAGAGATTGACGAGAAAGAGAGGAATCAAAACTTTGAATACTAAAGGAGTTTCTTTCTACCAAGAGTTTTCATCTTTCACATGCTAGGCAATTAAGTGAGAATACATTTgtttaacttaaatatatattaaaggaAAACTATTTTAGATTTCTCTAAAATCTGATAATCGTTATATTTAATTGTTAATACTTAAACACTTTAGTGATACTCTTCGTGGGACGATAATCTATtttcactttattacttgtagCTTGcgttatttcaaaataaaaatatttttggcatTGTTGCAGAAAAAATTAATTGCTAAATTTATCCCAATccacattttcttaattcaATCTTTTctctaatttgttatttatGCGTTGTGCTGAAATGACAGGAATAATTTGGTTTTAGCACGTAATAGATCATCATTTATCTATCTTGTTCATGATTCAatctttgtttttttaattgtaattttatggGTTGTGCTGAAATGACAGGAATAATTTGTTACCACGTATAGAGTATAATTTATCAGTCAAGAGGTGTTTAGCATTATTTATCTATATTGTTCATAaatcaatcttttttttttcattgtaatTTTATGGGTTGTGCTGAAATGACACGAATAATTTGTTACCACGTATAGAgtataatttattaaacttcTAGAATGTTCAAAATATTAGCGTatggtaacacttttattttttaatttttcaatcactaaaataaaagtagaacttttgtttttaaaaattttacgtTCTATAATCACTtttgttgtttaattttaaaaacactaACAAATGTGTGTTAGTAaagtttatttgtatttttatttttgattttatttaagtcgcaTTCGGGTCCGGGATCGGGGTCCAAGTCTAGGGGTCGCACTCACAGTTCAGGGTCAAGTCCCAGTCTAGGGTCCGGTACTGGGGTTGGGACgggggtctgggtccggggcCAAGGCCGGGGTCCGGGTCCGAGGTTCAAGTTCAGTTCGGCTCTAGGACCGGGGCCGAAGTCCGGGTTCGGGGTTCGGCTCCAAGTCCCAATCTCAGGGGCCACGTAGTcagagtccaaaatattgatttagaaaaaaaaaaattgtttaagaaaattttgaaagtattttttttttttttaatttttaaaattttgatgttcacttaaaaaattaaaaaataaaaacaattttatagaatatgtttttaaaaaatattttcacttttttaattaaaaatcagaaaattaattaaaaaaaatattaccaaacgccaccttaaatAAATTAAACGATCTTatctttggttttttttttacaaataaaaaatacccATGAATATTTTAGAAATATGGATATTTCATGAATATCGATATCCATGGATATTTTGGAGATATGTCTTtgttttttatagaaaaatatatactGTTTCAAAAAATCGGTATCTTAGGCTCTTCAAGACCTTACTCTaacaaataaacaagtaaaCTACCTTGTCTATGTTGGAGCTATGAAGCCTTATTATTATGAAAAGGAAAAAGGACTTTTTTAGCTTGCTGACTAGGGTTGGCAGCTAAATTCAGTCTTCGAGACCCCATAACACAAGAAAGTTGTGGAGTACATAAGCCCCCTTAGAGAAAGGGGCTACTTTCTTGTGGTAGTAATTGCGAATGAGCAAGTAGGGGGCGGCAACTAAAGAGGTAGTGAGACTGACCGCAATTGCAGGAATAGGttgattttctttcattttcgaTTTTTAATTCCATGATATTACATCGGATGAATAGAAATATTTGGATAAAATCATATATGAAGAGCCACATGAAAAACCAATACACCTTCCTGTTCTACTATAAACAAGGTCTGCAGATAAAGAGAAATTGATTGATGGAACAGATGATGAAGCCATAGAAGAGAATATGACACTCATAAATAAACAAAAGTTCCTATTAATCTTTCCATTCTAATAAAAAGGGAAGTTGAAGCAGATTTGTAATTTTCTTactttatctatatatttacttaaattgtacaacttcttttatttttattttgtaggcGATGCTGCGCTAGAAATTCTATTCCATAGACTAGTCACTAAAGATGTAGCTCATCCAATAAATGAACTTATCAACCGTCGATTAGGAGTTGAATAGAACATTTTGAAAGTCTAGTTAAAGACTATAAATCAGTGCTTCATGGGAGGAAGCCCGTGATTCTATCttccatttaaatatatatttatttttgattttgtgtGAATCGGGTTATTGCACAAGTTTGGGGCAGCACAATGTAGAGTCATCATCAAGAAGCCTCCATTGTTGTGTAATAATTCTAACAAAGTTTTCTCTTtcattatcttttatttttctacatTACGGCCGGTGCAATGTTCAAGTTTGGAGGAATGTtctgatttatttgtttttgtcTTGTCTTCTAGTCTAGTTGTTTTAGTTTTCTTTGTTCAGTCTAATTGTTTcagttttttctttattttttcccTGTTTGTTATCGAAGTCAATAAGAAATAAGTTGAAACAGGAAAAGTGAATGTTTGGTGAGTTTGAAGTTGATAGAACTGAACTTATATATTGCGTGGTTTCCTAAAATCTCTTCTGCACATAAAGTGAATGTCTTGTATCTTTTGCATGCTTGAATAAACTTTTTGTGGCTATTGTATATGCTGTGGTCTCATTGATTCGAAACTTGATTGATTAATTTTTGAGGCAAAACCCTAGGCAACGCAATATTAAAGAGATGCTTTCGACTATTTCTTAATGTGCCTATGGTTAATGTTTTCATGTGTGCTACTATTAAAAAGAATGATCTAAAAGGAAAGGAATTCAAGAAATCACTTCGGGGGAAATTGTGGAGTTAGTTGatctaagaaaaaagaaaggaaaagaagagAATCCATAAAGAAGTTTGGGGTGTCCTATGggcaaaaatataaatatataaagaaaaggtgagaaaggaaaagaagaaaGGTTGGAGAAAACGATTTCAAATCAGAAaggtaaaaaatgaaaaaatatatcaaattttgaaGACAAATTTCTTTCCAATAAATGGAGTTGATGACTTGagttttaataagatttcatgaTGCAGAATCAGCACTCAGCATCATCGCGACAGCCGTCTTCTGAGTAGCGACGCCAATGGAATTTTGTGAACTCGAAGGCTAAGTATTGCGACAACCAGTGTTAAAAGAGCAAAAATTCAGAATACATTTGCTTATTTTTCTTACAAGACTTGACCTAGGATATAAAGGACTGATGAGAGGTCGACTTTTACTAGTTTTTTTCGTTTTAGAGAAACTGATTCACACAGCCTAGGATACTACTTTTCCTTAGGAGTTTCTACCACGAGTTTTCATCTTTTACATTCCAAATCTTTTGCTTTTCCTTGTAAACTCGATAATGATAATGTTTTAACATATTTTATGTGGTTTGCTGAAATCAATGATAAATTTCTCATTCTATTCGATGCTTATTGTTTCTAATTACTTGATCATTAATTAGATTATTAGTAAATTTAAATGAACATGGGACAGGGAATATTGATTGGCCTTGAATAAAATGAAGAACGATCACTAAACGATCTTTAAGTTTCTCATATAGGCATGCATAAACTTTTTAAGAACATGTGCTCAATGAAATTTACGTTAATTTGATAATGAAAGGAATATAGATAGctgataaaattaaatatttctgcATGGCCATCAGATCGAAGAGGCTTGCGAATCATTATGGTTTCTTGGTTGATAATTCGCATTGAAGGATGGAACTAAATAAGAACAGCTCTGTTAAAATAACACATTGTGGAAGAATGTAATCTTAAGTTTCTCTAAAATCTGATCAATCGTCATTTTCAATTGTTTAGTTTAATTTGATTGAAATTTCAATTCACTTATTTTACTTTGACAGTTTAACAACGAGAAGACATAATTTTAAtacttcaaaaaaaatttaatgataaaTTCTAGGTATACCTGGGCAAGATCTTGATCATCTCCATCCCATTTATCAATTGCCTGAAGCAAGTACTTTGTTGCTGCAGGATAGAATTTTCTCCTCAGCATAACAGCACCAAGTTCAAAATACTCAGTTGCACTGGCATCACCACTTCTTACTTGTTCCTGAATTCACAACAAACACAATATTATAAAGTCAATGAAACTAGGTTGCCATCATTGTTCATCTCTACTAGGATAGCAAAACATGAAATGACCTATTGGATTATTATCTCTCTAAATTGTTTGTCGTTGTTGTTTAATAGAGACAGTTGTTGAAGGAAAATTAAAAAGACATGATGAGAATAGACTGGTGTTACCTGCAATTCTTTGGCAGAAAGATCAAGTTCTCTACGCACAAGGACTTGACGAATCACAAAGAAAGTTCCAACACCAAGAAAACCTAACAATATCAGCAAATACGAGAGCTGGATTCCTAACTCAAAGAACTCGCCAACCTCATAAACAGCATTATATTTTATACTTTCACTTGCTTGTGCAAATGGAACAGAAATCAACCATAAGGTCTGTCCCATTGAGAATGTGGATGCACAAAGTAGTGGCCTTTTCACAACTTCAACACCATTGAAATTAAAAAGATTCCTGAAAAGCTCTGCAATTGGAAGATGGTAATGTCAAGATAGTTCACAAGTAATAGACCAACAGAAGCATGATATGGAATCAACCATACCTAcatcatatttaaaaatattgtaaaatatttaatCAGCTAATGAACTACGAAAATTTCAGTGATTTGAATTGTAAATCACTCTGTATGAACAACAGAGTGATAATAACACTTGAGCTATTCCTGACTTCATTTCTGTGCCATGACTCTAATCAACATCTTTCCCCAAGGTCGTAGTTTCAAAAAGAAACTCCATTATCATAAGCCTAAGCATTATTAACTCAAACTATCTTAGATAGAAAATGTCGTTAACAGAGCAAAGGGTACTTATTCAActattatgtatttattttatgtacacAAGAATATTCGTGCATGTAGTTAATAGTCTAAATCGTGATACATCATATGTTTCACCTCAACCACTTCCCCATccttacaaaaacaaaaactaataataattcatCAATCCACAGAATTTCGCACATGAGAACTTTACTAAGTCAATTGTCTCCAATATAGACCTTCAACCCGTAGCCCCTTATagaaaataaacatatacattTGCAACAAAGGTTGAAAATCAAAATAGGCAGAAAATATCTCATCTGCAAGAGCTAGTCCACATAAGAATGTTGAGTTCCAGTCCAAATGAACACTAGCCTATTTGCCACCCATCTATCTACTGATGGAGAATGTTAAGAAGAAATAAAGCTTGCCCTTTCCATGTACAATGCATCATCATGGCATTAGTGTTAACTAAGCTTATCAGCCATACTTTCAAAAATCGATACATAAGCCATGTTGGGAAAGTGGAAAATAGTAAGAAGAACCATATTCACCTATCAAATTGTCACCCTTTCATATTATAAATCAATAACTCAcccaccccccccccccccctcttaTCTAAAACAGATATAtacttataaataataataataatataataataataaagaaaaatgatTACGTCCAGAATTTATAAGACTTCCACCAATTTCTTAACTTGCAAACATAATCTTATTTTACCATTGTTGAATTCTTGAGGTTGTAGCTGCTTGGCCTGGACCTTATCAACTAATTCCTTCCACTTTCTTGAAAACGAATAAAAATCAACCTAATAAACACAACAAAGAGAAACCCATTGAGCTTTATCCCAAAGTTTTGGAGAAGACTGATATCATGAGCTATATCAATGGTGATAGTGTACCCAACTGTATAGATAGGTGACTGTATAGATAGGTGATGAGAATACCGTGTTCTTGGTCTTAGCCTGGACGTGGACCCTGCTCCGGCGACCAGAAATGAGGAGTGCCGGTGGGAAATTGGGGTTCCCGCCGAAGGTTTGAGAGGAAGAAGCGAAGGAAGTGTTGAGAAGGTGAGCCATTTGGGCTACCACTACGGTCTGTTTCTTTGGATTTTGGCGTCTAAGTTATCTCTGAGACTGAAAAAGGAATTTCCGTTTTTctgaagaaataaaaataaacaaacaaataaaagtaTATTGATATTCCCATTTTACCCTCTCTTAtttgcattattatttttttctaaaaaaaatcattttcacattttttagaaaaacatTCGTAATTTACAAATgggataattgcggcaaaagtccccaaaaattTGAGGTTGATGCCGATTAGTcctcaacctcaaaaattggcggtGAAAATACCTAAGGTCCcaatttttgtttgtccgttggTCCTTTTTCTAACGGATCCGTTAAACCCAAATAAAGTGCCACGTGTCAATTTTTTATTggtccaaataataattttaattaaaaaaatttaaaataaaataaaaaactaaaaaatatattttaatattataaatttattttattttattttattttattttatattttcttttttttattcatcTTCTCCAACCTCTTCTTCACCATCCAACCCCTGCCAtgaccttcttcttcttctccatttCAAAAGACCCTCTCCACCATTAGCAGCAAGCTAACGACGCACCAAACAACCACCAGCAGCAGCCCAACGACCCTCTCAACTCCCCTTCGCCCAAACCACCACCACCAGCCCGACGAGTCGGTGATCCAACCACGATAGTGCCTCCTCGACTTCATTGGTGCTGTTGTTGATGTTAGATTTGGTGAAGGATTGCCTCCGATCTTGACTGCTCTTGAGGTTCAgggcttctctctctctctctctctctctctctctctctctctctctctctctctctctctctctctctctctctctctctctctctctctctctctctctctctctctctctctctctctctctctctctctctctctctctctctctctctctctctctctctctctctctctctctctctctctctctctctctctctctctctctctctctctctctctctctctctctctctctctctctctctctctctctctctctctctctcttcttccttagcaTCAAAGccctaatatattttttcagacTTTTTCATCTCTTTCTCGTCCTTGGAAGGAGCTTCGGATCTCGACGGCAGTGGGCAGTGGACGACTGGGAAGGAGGTTCGGATCTCGACGGCGGGCGGGCTGGAGCTATGGGCAGAGTGTGGCTGAAAGAAAAAGACGAGGTGGGGAGGGGGTCGGAGTGCGGCTAgaggaagaagacgaagaagaataagaagaaaaaagaaaaaaagaaaaaaaaaacaaataaaataaaataaattataattttaaaatatttttttaatttttattttattttatattttttaattaaattattatttaaaccaattaaaaattgacacgtggcattttatttgtgtttaacgGATCAGTTAAGTTAGGGAccaacggacaaacaaaaattgGGACCTTAGGTATTTTCaccgccaatttttgaggttgaggactaatcggcatcaacctcaagtttttggggacttttgccgcaattatccctttacaaattaattagaaaatacatctagctaaaaaaattagaataattagcAATTTTACTATGTGAATTTTCAACAATActaattttgccccttaaaatatACAGTTTATTAAGAATAGTCCTTTTATTAGGTTCTGtctcattattttatttaaatgttgACGTATCTTCgttaattagcaattttgccTCCTAAATTTTGACAACTATCAAATCGTACcccttcaaaataaaaataaaaaagatttaacatttttttaatgaatcttaaaaaattaatttagatctaaaaaaaatcattttgaatgattaagagaattaaaaacgaaattaaaattttcaaattaattaagcgatgtaaaaaattatttattttttatgaagaaattcATTTTGTTATACTCGAAATTCGgctggaggacacgtgtcaagataaGGGGAATGTGAATCGGTGGAATAgctttttatggaataactcattaatt
This window harbors:
- the LOC115723194 gene encoding tetratricopeptide repeat domain-containing protein PYG7, chloroplastic; protein product: MAHLLNTSFASSSQTFGGNPNFPPALLISGRRSRVHVQAKTKNTVDFYSFSRKWKELVDKVQAKQLQPQEFNNELFRNLFNFNGVEVVKRPLLCASTFSMGQTLWLISVPFAQASESIKYNAVYEVGEFFELGIQLSYLLILLGFLGVGTFFVIRQVLVRRELDLSAKELQEQVRSGDASATEYFELGAVMLRRKFYPAATKYLLQAIDKWDGDDQDLAQVYNALGVSYVRDGKLEKGITQFETAVKIQPGYVTAWNNLGDAYEKKKEFKSALKAFEEVLLFDPNNKLARPRRDALKEQVDMYRGVPVKSKVKSKER